The proteins below are encoded in one region of Bosea sp. BIWAKO-01:
- a CDS encoding polyprenyl synthetase family protein: MSSAADDALPARLSQTADAIEALLDGLLQAAPGAGEIARPERLLAAMRHGALGGGKRLRPFLTVETALLFGANEARALRAGAAVELLHCYSLVHDDLPSMDDDDLRRGRPTVHKAFDEATAILAGDALQTLAFEVLADAATHESGAVRAALVLCLARASGLGGMVGGQMFDLAAEGRFDPDSNALAENEIRRLQAMKTGALLAASVEIGARLGGAGEAALAALGHYGRAVGATFQVADDVLDVEASQEQMGKATAKDQDKGKATLISALGLAGAKSERDRLCDEAVAALSGFGEEAAMLRAAARFAATRQN; this comes from the coding sequence ATGAGTTCCGCCGCAGATGACGCCCTTCCGGCCCGTCTTTCACAGACAGCCGATGCGATCGAGGCCCTGCTCGACGGTCTGCTCCAGGCTGCTCCGGGGGCGGGCGAGATCGCGCGGCCCGAACGGCTGCTCGCGGCGATGCGCCATGGCGCCCTCGGCGGCGGCAAGCGCCTGCGGCCCTTCCTGACGGTCGAGACCGCATTGCTCTTCGGGGCCAACGAAGCGCGGGCCTTGCGTGCCGGTGCGGCCGTCGAGCTGCTGCATTGCTATTCGCTCGTCCATGACGACCTGCCCTCGATGGATGACGACGATCTGCGCCGCGGACGACCGACGGTCCACAAGGCCTTCGACGAGGCAACCGCGATCCTGGCCGGGGATGCGCTGCAGACGCTCGCCTTCGAGGTTCTTGCCGACGCTGCCACCCACGAGTCGGGTGCGGTCCGCGCGGCGCTGGTACTTTGCCTCGCCCGAGCGTCCGGGCTCGGCGGCATGGTCGGCGGCCAGATGTTCGATCTCGCGGCGGAGGGACGCTTCGACCCGGACTCGAACGCACTGGCCGAGAACGAGATTCGTCGGCTGCAGGCGATGAAGACGGGGGCGCTGCTGGCAGCCAGCGTCGAGATCGGTGCGCGCCTCGGCGGAGCCGGTGAAGCCGCCCTTGCCGCGCTTGGGCACTACGGCCGGGCAGTCGGCGCCACCTTCCAGGTGGCCGACGACGTCCTCGACGTCGAGGCGAGCCAGGAGCAGATGGGCAAGGCCACGGCCAAGGACCAGGACAAGGGCAAGGCGACCCTGATCAGCGCGCTCGGTCTCGCCGGCGCCAAGAGCGAGCGCGACCGGCTTTGCGACGAGGCGGTCGCGGCCCTGTCGGGTTTTGGCGAAGAGGCCGCGATGCTGCGGGCTGCGGCACGGTTCGCAGCGACGCGGCAGAACTAG
- the mtgA gene encoding monofunctional biosynthetic peptidoglycan transglycosylase — translation MAGHEQTRRRGIVGRALGWCFRILIGLAVVLALGLLIFRFMPAPSTLMLARWLTFQPVERQWVPLTQISPSLIRAVIAAEDQRFCSHSGVDWIELNAVLDDEDGPSRGASTLTMQTAKNVFLWPGRSYLRKALEIPLALAIDFAWPKQRIIEVYLNVAEWGDGVFGAEAAAQRHFRKPAARLNNGEAARLAGALPNPILRNPAKPSRGLQSASGRIQRRMAQLGSLGDCAVPSGMKDVD, via the coding sequence ATGGCGGGTCACGAGCAAACGCGGCGGCGAGGAATTGTCGGCCGCGCACTGGGGTGGTGTTTTCGCATCCTCATCGGGCTCGCCGTCGTCCTGGCGCTCGGGCTGCTGATCTTCCGGTTCATGCCCGCTCCCTCGACGCTGATGCTCGCGCGCTGGTTGACCTTTCAGCCGGTGGAACGGCAATGGGTGCCGCTCACGCAGATCTCGCCTTCACTGATCCGCGCCGTCATCGCCGCCGAGGACCAGCGCTTCTGCAGCCATTCCGGCGTCGACTGGATCGAGCTCAACGCTGTGCTCGACGATGAGGATGGCCCGAGCCGCGGCGCTTCGACGCTGACCATGCAGACGGCCAAGAACGTCTTTCTCTGGCCGGGGCGCTCCTATCTGCGCAAGGCGCTCGAGATTCCGCTCGCGCTCGCGATCGACTTCGCCTGGCCGAAACAGCGGATCATCGAGGTCTATCTCAACGTTGCCGAGTGGGGCGATGGCGTCTTCGGCGCGGAAGCCGCCGCCCAGCGGCATTTCCGCAAGCCTGCCGCCCGGCTGAACAATGGAGAGGCTGCACGGCTCGCCGGCGCGCTGCCGAATCCGATCCTGCGCAATCCCGCCAAGCCGAGCCGCGGCCTGCAATCGGCGAGCGGGCGAATCCAGCGTCGCATGGCGCAGCTCGGATCACTTGGGGATTGCGCCGTGCCCTCCGGCATGAAAGATGTCGATTAG
- the rpmF gene encoding 50S ribosomal protein L32 has protein sequence MAVPKRKTSPSKRGMRRSADALKQPTYIEDKNSGELRRPHHVDLKSGMYRGRQVLKAKTEA, from the coding sequence ATGGCCGTTCCGAAGAGAAAGACTTCGCCGTCGAAGCGCGGCATGCGCCGCTCGGCCGACGCGCTGAAGCAGCCCACCTATATCGAAGACAAGAACTCCGGCGAACTGCGCCGTCCGCACCATGTCGATCTGAAGAGCGGCATGTATCGCGGTCGCCAGGTGCTGAAGGCCAAGACCGAGGCCTGA
- a CDS encoding phosphodiesterase produces the protein MPAPSILSTREETFVDPRSLLSSIGEVVYSWDIASDSLNWGPNAAEVLGLIPAAAMSRGLAFAGLVEPGSGRSRYDAIFSTGGQDHGEGAIYRTRYAADLGGRKMWIEDAGRWFVGIDGQPAMARGVLRIERSVRPDELTAQSRDVCDRGALVERLEISLQEHLAAERPVVVLIAAIDELARLNDDFGHEATDEIIGVVQERLRSVMRRRDHLMRYSSNRFAILLAGCPQNQIEPAARRFIKAVAQSAIETGRGIALVRLRVGAAVAPDLSRHAGTLVSAAENALAGAKAGAIDTVVVARQRESREPAPDHSGFDVQAIAALNERRVRLALQSVVKARTREVAFHEALLRVGHGSEGLFFSAAELIPLLERRGLVRLFDHRVLELAVDMLAADPNMTLSINVSPRSLGDPEWLDAFLACTRSSRGLAGRLIVEITETATIEDPRRLARLLGKIKDQGARIAIDDFGAGHTSLRHLRAFPIDILKLDGAFTQNLRRSTDDRFYVRTLIDLARHLMVDTVAEWVDDELQATMLTDWGVTYLQGHLVGKAELWQPAAPSELHRAVG, from the coding sequence ATGCCTGCGCCATCGATCCTGAGTACCCGCGAAGAAACGTTCGTCGACCCGCGCAGCCTGCTCTCCTCGATCGGCGAGGTGGTCTACAGCTGGGACATCGCCAGCGATTCGCTGAACTGGGGTCCGAACGCCGCCGAGGTTCTCGGGCTGATTCCGGCGGCCGCGATGAGCCGCGGTCTCGCCTTCGCCGGACTGGTAGAGCCGGGCAGCGGCCGCAGCCGCTACGACGCGATCTTCTCGACCGGCGGACAGGACCATGGTGAGGGTGCGATCTACCGCACCCGCTACGCAGCCGATCTCGGCGGTCGCAAGATGTGGATCGAGGATGCCGGCCGTTGGTTCGTCGGCATCGACGGTCAGCCTGCCATGGCGCGTGGCGTCCTGCGCATCGAGCGCTCTGTACGGCCCGACGAGCTTACCGCGCAGAGTCGCGACGTCTGTGACCGCGGCGCGCTGGTCGAGCGCCTTGAAATATCGCTGCAGGAGCATCTCGCGGCCGAGCGACCGGTCGTGGTGCTGATCGCGGCGATCGACGAGCTCGCGCGTCTGAACGATGATTTCGGCCATGAGGCCACCGATGAGATCATCGGCGTGGTCCAGGAAAGGTTGCGTTCGGTGATGCGCCGACGCGACCATCTGATGCGCTATTCCAGCAATCGCTTCGCCATCCTGCTCGCCGGCTGCCCGCAGAATCAGATCGAGCCGGCGGCGCGGCGCTTCATCAAGGCTGTCGCACAGTCAGCGATCGAGACCGGCCGCGGTATCGCGCTGGTGCGTCTGCGCGTCGGTGCGGCCGTCGCGCCGGATCTCTCGCGCCATGCCGGTACGCTGGTTTCGGCCGCGGAGAACGCACTTGCCGGTGCCAAGGCAGGCGCGATCGATACCGTCGTCGTCGCGCGTCAGCGCGAGTCGCGTGAGCCGGCGCCCGACCACAGCGGATTCGATGTCCAGGCCATTGCCGCATTGAACGAACGCCGCGTCCGGTTGGCGCTGCAATCCGTCGTGAAAGCCAGGACGCGCGAGGTTGCCTTCCACGAGGCGCTGCTGCGGGTCGGCCATGGTTCCGAAGGACTGTTCTTCTCGGCGGCAGAGCTGATTCCCCTGCTCGAGCGGCGCGGGCTCGTCCGGCTCTTCGACCACCGCGTGCTCGAACTCGCCGTCGACATGCTCGCGGCCGATCCGAACATGACGCTGTCGATCAACGTCTCGCCGCGCTCGCTCGGCGACCCCGAATGGCTCGATGCCTTCCTGGCCTGCACCCGCTCATCCCGCGGTCTCGCCGGGCGGCTGATTGTCGAGATCACGGAGACGGCGACGATCGAGGATCCGCGCCGCCTGGCCCGCCTGCTCGGCAAGATCAAGGATCAAGGCGCACGCATCGCGATCGACGATTTCGGCGCCGGCCACACCTCGTTGAGGCATCTGCGCGCCTTCCCGATCGACATCCTGAAACTGGACGGCGCCTTCACGCAGAACCTGCGACGTTCGACCGATGACCGCTTCTATGTCCGCACGCTGATCGACCTCGCCCGCC